From one Streptomyces sp. CA-210063 genomic stretch:
- the dnaJ gene encoding molecular chaperone DnaJ produces the protein MSTKDFIEKDYYKVLGVPKDATEAEIKKAYRKLAREFHPDANKGNTRAEERFKEISEANDILGDPKKRKEYDEARALFGNGGFRPGPGAGGSFNFDLGDLFGGGAQGGQGGQGAGGFGGGIGDVFGGLFNRGSSGTTRVQPRRGQDIESEVTLSFTEAIEGATVPLRMSSQSPCKACSGTGDANGTPRVCPTCVGTGQVARGSGGGFSLTDPCPDCKGRGLIAEHPCDICKGSGRAKSSRTMQVRIPAGVSDGQRIRLRGKGAPGERGGPAGDLYVVVHVDPHPVFGRKEDNLTVTVPVTYPEAALGGEVRVPTLGGPPVTLKLPPGTPNGRTMRARGKGAFRKDGTRGDLLITVEVSVPKDLSGKARDALEAYREATAGEDPRAELFQAAKGA, from the coding sequence ATGAGTACCAAGGACTTCATCGAGAAGGACTACTACAAGGTCCTCGGCGTCCCCAAGGACGCCACCGAGGCCGAGATCAAGAAGGCGTACCGCAAGCTCGCCCGCGAGTTCCACCCGGACGCCAACAAGGGCAACACCAGGGCCGAGGAGCGCTTCAAGGAGATCTCCGAGGCCAACGACATCCTCGGCGACCCCAAGAAGCGCAAGGAGTACGACGAGGCCCGCGCCCTCTTCGGCAACGGCGGGTTCCGCCCGGGGCCCGGCGCCGGCGGCTCGTTCAACTTCGACCTGGGCGACCTCTTCGGCGGCGGCGCCCAAGGCGGCCAGGGCGGCCAGGGAGCGGGCGGCTTCGGCGGGGGCATCGGGGACGTCTTCGGGGGCCTGTTCAACCGGGGCAGCTCCGGCACCACGCGGGTGCAGCCCCGGCGCGGCCAGGACATCGAGTCTGAGGTCACGCTGAGCTTCACCGAGGCCATCGAGGGCGCGACCGTACCGCTCAGGATGTCCTCGCAGTCGCCCTGCAAGGCCTGCTCGGGCACCGGCGACGCCAACGGCACACCCCGGGTGTGCCCGACGTGCGTCGGCACCGGCCAGGTCGCGCGGGGCTCCGGCGGCGGCTTCTCCCTGACCGACCCCTGCCCGGACTGCAAGGGCCGGGGCCTGATCGCCGAGCACCCCTGCGACATCTGCAAGGGGTCGGGCCGCGCCAAGTCGTCCCGCACCATGCAGGTCCGGATCCCGGCGGGCGTCTCCGACGGCCAACGGATCCGGCTGCGCGGCAAGGGCGCGCCGGGCGAGCGGGGCGGCCCGGCGGGCGACCTGTACGTGGTCGTGCACGTCGACCCGCACCCGGTGTTCGGCCGCAAGGAGGACAACCTCACGGTGACCGTGCCGGTGACGTATCCCGAGGCGGCGCTCGGCGGCGAGGTCAGGGTCCCGACCCTGGGCGGACCGCCGGTCACCCTGAAACTGCCTCCGGGCACCCCCAACGGCCGTACGATGCGGGCCCGGGGCAAGGGCGCCTTCCGCAAGGACGGCACCCGCGGGGACCTGCTGATCACCGTCGAGGTGAGTGTTCCGAAGGACCTGTCGGGGAAGGCTCGTGACGCCCTGGAGGCGTATCGCGAGGCGACCGCGGGCGAGGACCCGCGGGCGGAGCTGTTCCAGGCCGCGAAGGGAGCATGA
- the grpE gene encoding nucleotide exchange factor GrpE, with protein sequence MTEETPGFDEQQPQSAQPQQPDVPSGSDDAEPKAAPQEGAAPAGDAAAAAQVAGLTAQLDQVRTALGERTADLQRLQAEYQNYRRRVERDRITVREIAIANLLTELLPVLDDIGRAREHGELVGGFKSVAESLETVAAKMGLQQFGKEGEPFDPTIHEALMHSYAPDVTETTCVAILQPGYRIGERTIRPARVAVAEPQPGAQTVKADSSETAEAADDKESGGPEEG encoded by the coding sequence GTGACGGAGGAGACCCCGGGCTTCGACGAGCAGCAGCCGCAGTCGGCTCAGCCGCAGCAGCCCGACGTCCCCTCCGGCTCGGACGACGCCGAGCCGAAGGCCGCCCCCCAGGAGGGGGCGGCCCCGGCCGGGGACGCGGCAGCAGCGGCCCAGGTGGCCGGTCTGACGGCGCAGCTGGACCAGGTGCGTACGGCGCTCGGTGAGCGCACGGCGGACCTCCAGCGGCTCCAGGCCGAGTACCAGAACTACCGCCGCCGGGTCGAACGCGACCGGATCACGGTCAGGGAGATCGCCATCGCGAACCTCCTCACCGAGCTCCTGCCCGTGCTCGACGACATCGGCCGCGCGCGGGAGCACGGCGAACTCGTCGGCGGCTTCAAGTCCGTCGCCGAGTCGCTCGAGACCGTCGCGGCGAAGATGGGCCTGCAGCAGTTCGGCAAGGAGGGCGAGCCCTTCGACCCGACGATCCACGAGGCCCTGATGCACAGCTACGCGCCCGACGTCACCGAGACGACGTGCGTGGCGATTCTCCAGCCGGGGTATCGCATCGGCGAGCGCACCATCCGCCCCGCGCGGGTGGCCGTGGCCGAGCCCCAGCCGGGGGCGCAGACCGTCAAGGCGGACTCCTCCGAGACCGCCGAGGCGGCCGACGACAAGGAGAGCGGTGGCCCGGAAGAGGGCTGA